A genomic window from Yarrowia lipolytica chromosome 1D, complete sequence includes:
- a CDS encoding uncharacterized protein (Compare to YALI0D13772g, no similarity): MLSLPPELLPQILVHLSYLDLHSLSLTCSFLYDQVHTTLEHDDALYLTCKNLVPWIHRQQKPKYSLWKDILNRILDTQFSGDPVKHIDTSTLTPTHRFVVPKRRPKMHQNTPFVGVPLVKARSPVHIHELGVSVENGHFLFVHDIINTSQYRLDVSSMHKRDVNEKEARNYLDWGFPRFMREPSGYRYKTPEFVWKFELNGEFLDDLYALNCGSTLFAILVGVQSGGLYFLKVESEDPRPIVLFLPSTETHNPIPPRAQLQQTNGAVFATVCYPETEQPEMMFLDFDGNVINRLFAVSSRDLNCAFMVRASDLFLVLGGELVRVAVDFSSGGGAEVVSRVGHVSAGRGGEHMTSNYVSSPRCYMVSISSLSCDSLRYRAHLDLDNLFGKYAIFWNHGGFAALLDLENHVVTKLQNDTDMLSLVSWVWSGDEGRSSGNGQIHVCRYTIDFLKGLEA; the protein is encoded by the coding sequence ATGCTCTCTCTACCTCCAGAATTGCTTCCACAGATCTTGGTGCACCTCTCATATCTCGATCTTCACTCTCTCAGTCTCACATGCTCGTTTCTGTACGACCAGGTGCACACCACCCTCGAACATGATGATGCACTGTATCTCACGTGCAAGAACCTCGTTCCATGGATCCACCGACAGCAGAAACCAAAATACTCACTATGGAAGGACATTCTCAACAGGATTCTGGACACTCAGTTCTCGGGGGACCCCGTCAAACACATTGATACCTCCACATTGACCCCCACGCACCGCTTTGTGGTGCCCAAACGACGCCCCAAGATGCACCAAAACACCCCGTTTGTGGGTGTGCCTCTGGTGAAGGCACGATCTCCCGTTCATATCCACGAACTTGGTGTCAGCGTGGAGAACGGTCACTTTCTGTTTGTCCACGATATCATCAACACAAGCCAGTACAGGTTGGATGTATCCTCCATGCATAAACGAGACGTGAATGAAAAAGAGGCCCGAAACTACCTCGACTGGGGCTTCCCCCGGTTCATGAGAGAACCCTCGGGCTACAGATACAAGACTCCAGAGTTTGTGTGGAAGTTTGAACTAAATGGCGAGTTTCTCGATGACCTTTACGCACTAAACTGTGGATCCACACTCTTTGCGATTCTCGTGGGCGTGCAATCTGGAGGGTTGTACTTTCTGAAGGTAGAATCCGAAGATCCACGTCCCATTGTGCTCTTCTTGCCGTCGACAGAAACACACAACCCCATTCCTCCAAGAGCACAACTCCAGCAGACCAATGGAGCGGTGTTTGCTACCGTTTGCTACCCGGAGACAGAACAACCCGAAATGATGTTTCTAGATTTTGATGGCAACGTTATAAACCGGCTCTTTGCAGtgtcgtcacgtgacctcaaTTGCGCGTTCATGGTGCGTGCCAGCGACTTGTTTCTGGTTCTGGGAGGCGAGCTGGTGAGGGTGGCAGTTGATTTCAGCTCGGGAGGTGGAGCCGAGGTCGTGAGCCGGGTGGGTCACGTGTCCgctggaagaggaggagaacacATGACTTCCAACTACGTGAGCTCGCCGCGCTGTTATATGGTCTCGATCTCGTCTCTTTCATGTGACTCGCTGCGGTACCGGGCCCATCTGGATTTGGACAATCTATTTGGCAAGTATGCCATCTTCTGGAACCATGGCGGGTTTGCAGCTCTGTTGGATCTGGAGAATCACGTGGTCACCAAGCTGCAGAACGATACCGATATGCTGAGCCTTGTGTCGTGGGTGTGGTCCGGAGATGAGGGCAGGAGCTCTGGAAATGGACAGATTCATGTCTGTCGGTATACCATTGATTTTCTAAAGGGTTTGGAGGCTTAG
- a CDS encoding 40S ribosomal protein eS21 (Compare to YALI0D13794g, highly similar to uniprot|P05760 Saccharomyces cerevisiae YJL136c RPS25B 40S small subunit ribosomal protein, similar to Saccharomyces cerevisiae RPS21B (YJL136C) and RPS21A (YKR057W); ancestral locus Anc_1.213) — protein MENDQGVLVELYVPRKCSATNRIIKADDHSSVQINVAKVDENGRAIAGDNITYALSGYVRSRAEADDSLNRLTQQDGILKNVWSYSR, from the exons ATGGAAAACGATCAGGGTGTCCTT GTCGAGCTTTACGTTCCCCGAAAGTGCTCTGCCACTAACCGAATCATCAAGGCTGATGACCACTCCTCCGTCCAGATCAACGTGGCCAAGGTTGACGAGAACGGCCGAGCCATTGCCGGTGACAACATCACCTACGCTCTGTCCGGCTACGTCCGATCTCGAGCTGAGGCTGACGACTCTCTCAACCGACTCACCCAGCAGGACGGTATCCTCAAGAACGTCTGGTCTTACTCCCGATAA
- a CDS encoding uncharacterized protein (Compare to YALI0D13838g, weakly similar to uniprot|P45978 Saccharomyces cerevisiae YPR129w SCD6 suppressor of clathrin deficiency, similar to Saccharomyces cerevisiae SCD6 (YPR129W); ancestral locus Anc_3.464), producing the protein MSQFIGKTISLISNSDIRYLGVLHEINSEESTVSLMKVRTFGTEGRTGGANEIPASDAVYDYVVFRGSDVKDLKIADESELEPQQAPKEEAEQVTQNESPAAAPVQVQPPAQPQQQSQPQAQPQVQEQAPRKARPEPRQEPREARESREQRQREPREPREPREPRETPAQPFDFSSNQIEEFKKEMTEDEQTEKFYNKKSSFFDNISHSTREQQRDPEQNRVNRELNLETFGQTDSGFRHNNFRGGRGGRGGGRGGRGRGGRGGRGGRGGDGMSNRDRETFGSFTGPAPRWN; encoded by the exons ATGTCACAGTTCATTGGCAAGACCATCTcgctcatctccaacagcGACATCCGGTACCTCGGCGTTCTCCATGAGATCAACTCCGAGGAGTCGACCGTGTCGCTGATGAAGGTGCGCACCTTTGGTACCGAGGGGCGAACTGGAGGGGCCAACGAGATTCCTGCCAGCGACGCGGTCTACGACTATGTGGTTTTTCGCGGCAGCGACGTGAAGGATTTGAAGATTGCT GACGAATCCGAACTCGAGCCCCAGCAGgcccccaaggaggaggccgagcaGGTGACACAGAACGAGTCGCCTGCAGCTGCACCAGTGCAGGTCCAGCCTCCCGCTCAGCCGCAGCAGCAATCCCAGCCTCAGGCACAGCCTCAGGTACAGGAGCAGGCCCCTCGAAAGGCACGACCTGAGCCTCGCCAGGAGCCCCGAGAGGCGCGAGAGTCCCGGGAGCAGCGACAGCGAGAGCCTCGAGAACCCCGGGAGCCCCGGGAGCCTCGAGAAACTCCGGCGCAACCCTTTgacttctcctccaaccagattgaggagttcaagaaggaaatgACCGAGGACGAGCAGACAGAAAAGTTCTACAACAAAAAGTCGTCCTTCTTCGACAACATTTCGCACTCGACccgagagcagcagcgagaCCCCGAGCAGAACCGGGTCAACCGAGAGCTCAACTTGGAGACGTTTGGCCAGACTGATTCGGGGTTTCGACACAACAACTTCCGAGGGGGGcgaggtggacgaggcggtggtcgaggaggacgaggtcgaggaggtagaggtggccgaggcgGCCGAGGAGGTGATGGCATGAGCAACCGGGACAGGGAGACTTTTGGTAGTTTTACCGGTCCTGCTCCGCGGTGGAACTAG
- a CDS encoding uncharacterized protein (Compare to YALI0D13860g, similar to Saccharomyces cerevisiae NAT3 (YPR131C); ancestral locus Anc_3.465, similar to uniprot|Q06504 Saccharomyces cerevisiae YPR131c NAT3 N-acetyltransferase complex subunit ARD1P): protein MSSITPFHATDLFKTNPVNLDVLTENYTISFYLQYLAEWPSLFFQALDKSGECAGYMMGKAEGKRMEWHSHITAVTVAYTQRRAGLAKFLCTELERRTAAPEPYHCYFVDLFVRTTNQMAIDMYEGFDYSVYRRVEGYYGDREDAYDMRKALERDVNRETVRDDGRDHKVKPWEVVF from the coding sequence ATGTCGTCGATAACGCCGTTCCACGCGACCGATCTGTTCAAAACCAACCCAGTCAACCTCGACGTACTGACCGAAAACtacacaatctccttctaCCTGCAGTACCTCGCGGAATGGCCGTCTCTTTTCTTCCAGGCTCTCGATAAATCTGGAGAGTGTGCCGGATACATGATGGGCAAGGCCGAGGGCAAGCGAATGGAGTGGCACAGTCACATCACGGCCGTCACGGTTGCGTATACACAAAGACGGGCTGGTTTGGCCAAGTTTCTGTGCACTGAACTGGAGCGCCGAACCGCAGCTCCAGAACCGTACCATTGCTACTTTGTCGATCTGTTTGTGCGCACAACCAACCAGATGGCCATCGACATGTACGAGGGCTTTGACTACTCGGTCTACAGACGAGTGGAGGGCTACTATGGAGACCGAGAAGATGCCTACGATATGAGAAAGGCGCTAGAACGAGACGTCAACAGAGAGACTGTCAGAGACGACGGAAGAGATCACAAGGTGAAGCCATGGGAGGTTGTCTTTTGA
- a CDS encoding 60S ribosomal protein uL11 (Compare to YALI0D13882g, similar to Saccharomyces cerevisiae RPL12B (YDR418W) and RPL12A (YEL054C); ancestral locus Anc_5.522, highly similar to uniprot|P17079 Saccharomyces cerevisiae YEL054c RPL12A and highly similar to uniprot|P17079 Saccharomyces cerevisiae YDR418W RPL12B Ribosomal Protein of the Large subunit): MPPKFDPNEVKIIYLRAMGGEVGASSALAPKIGPLGLSPKKIGEDIAKATKAHKGVRVTVQLTIQNRQATVSVVPSASSLVIAALKEPPRDRKKDKNVKHNGNIPLEEIIEIARTMRSKSFSKELSGTVKEILGTAQSVGARVNGKPAHVMIDAINNGEQDIPDN, from the exons ATGCCTCCTAAG TTTGACCCCAATGAGGTGAAGATCATCTACCTGCGAGCCATGGGTGGTGAGGTCGGAGCTTCCTCCGCTCTTGCTCCCAAGATTGGTCCTCTCGGTCTGTcccccaagaagattggTGAGGATATCGccaaggccaccaaggcccACAAGGGTGTCCGAGTCACTGTCCAGCTGACCATCCAGAACCGACAGGCCACCGTCTCCGTCGTCccctctgcctcttctctggtcattgctgctctcaaggagcccCCGCGTGACcgaaagaaggacaagaacgtCAAGCACAACGGTAACATCCccctggaggagatcattGAGATTGCCCGAACCATGCGATCCAAGTCTTTCTCCAAGGAGCTGTCCGGAAccgtcaaggagattctTGGTACTGCCCAGTCTGTTGGCGCCCGTGTCAACGGTAAGCCCGCTCACGTCATGATTGATGCTATCAACAACGGCGAGCAGGACATCCCCGATAACTAA
- a CDS encoding uncharacterized protein (Compare to YALI0D13904g, similar to uniprot|P08638 Saccharomyces cerevisiae YLR451w LEU3 transcription factor, similar to Saccharomyces cerevisiae LEU3 (YLR451W); ancestral locus Anc_7.512) encodes MSVKRESSDSPGVQTKDKRLACVECRQQKVKCDGQEGSDCSRCKRKGIPCVVQKGFKRTYKRAQLASLEGEMERLKRVLDEQERAKTTASAHQSASSLLDLSNSAIHYAVPVGVEETGGEGQHSSRIGSADTGMGNSDTSLGNADTQLGQMGQMGPGHSETRNLPSPKFKPTPLPAVESRDTPEAAPIPSCVKPKTIHEVTLSVPTVNALFKEFVDHYHPILPIVNLQGGPEHIYRQCPSLFWTIMLVASRRYADDDTLLLRLTEPVKACLAEVTISPITRYVASNSQVPILNIASVHSVQAFLVYTMWPPVTSSLSADSSWNTCGVALFSAIKIGLHCPGYARDFSRIKTASSNSLYPQISEQIRTWIACNIVSQTVATVMGFPAFANFDSSILSACSSDSSVVNVPESLKQMCLLSQLDQQIEKTLNSNSKDPLGLCQSTERLSLISIISRRLDRVETEANEYDPLRRFLFLSVRVRLYIYYYLDNMDFSDIQLQKGLVQLYNASLEFLDHVTSVHARDPSFIKYLPGVYTQQIWQTLCVIIKIIHSSLNEFIDTSSGKKLFDECLKLLENASILKHDMAYRASEITYQLWHLYATLHKSGRTSTKVNIRTRLSASVFFDCLWTMREECGIRSMAPSVLTQVYRQGNQPAGVKQLFTNIPLDPKPRLATELPIHHPQGSSTYPVHPASASSGVESDGDHSQSSAVSGTRTPHLSSSPSENRAKRIRLNSSSSDGKEGRKIVSEQLNDNSAWFDTQGMDNWDLDSIFKDVDSIMNDFGFRADEAGVAVNE; translated from the coding sequence ATGTCGGTCAAACGTGAATCTTCAGATAGTCCCGGGGTCCAGACAAAGGACAAGCGGCTTGCATGTGTCGAATGTCGGCAGCAAAAGGTCAAATGCGACGGCCAGGAGGGCTCCGACTGCTCTCGATGCAAGCGAAAGGGCATTCCTTGCGTGGTGCAAAAGGGGTTCAAACGAACGTATAAGAGAGCGCAATTAGCGAGCTTGGAGGGGGAGATGGAGCGCCTGAAGCGCGTTCTGGACGAGCAGGAACGGGCCAAAACCACGGCGTCCGCGCACCAGAGCGCCAGCTCCTTGCTGGACCTCAGCAACAGCGCGATCCACTACGCAGTGCCGGtgggggtggaggagacgggGGGTGAAGGACAACATTCTTCCAGAATAGGAAGTGCAGATACCGGAATGGGTAACTCGGATACCTCATTAGGAAATGCAGATACCCAATTGGGACAAATGGGCCAAATGGGCCCCGGCCACTCAGAGACCCGCAACCTGCCGTCGCCAAAATTCAAACCGACCCCGTTGCCGGCGgtggagtcacgtgatacgCCCGAGGCCGCGCCCATCCCCTCGTGTgtcaagcccaagaccATTCACGAGGTGACTCTTTCGGTGCCGACCGTCAATGCTCTGTTCAAGGAGTTTGTCGACCATTATCATCCCATTTTGCCCATTGTCAATCTGCAGGGAGGCCCCGAGCACATCTACAGACAATGTCCGTCCTTGTTTTGGACCATCATGTTGGTAGCTTCCAGACGGTATGCTGACGATGAtacccttcttctccgtctcACAGAACCCGTCAAGGCATGTCTTGCAGAAGTCACCATTTCGCCAATCACCCGCTATGTGGCCTCCAATTCCCAGGTCCCCATTCTCAATATTGCCTCTGTGCACTCGGTTCAGGCGTTTCTGGTGTATACCATGTGGCCTCCTGTGACGTCTTCGTTGTCGGCCGATTCGTCGTGGAACACGTGTGGAGTGGCGCTGTTCTCGGCCATCAAGATCGGACTCCATTGTCCTGGGTatgcacgtgacttttCACGTATCAAAACGGCCTCTTCCAACTCGCTGTATCCGCAGATTTCCGAACAGATTCGAACCTGGATCGCATGCAACATTGTGTCCCAGACAGTAGCCACGGTGATGGGGTTCCCGGCCTTTGCTAACTTCGATTCGTCCATTTTGAGCGCCTGCTCGAGCGATTCTTCCGTCGTCAATGTGCCCGAGTCGCTCAAACAAATGTGTCTCTTGTCTCAACTGGACCAGCAGATTGAAAAGACGCTCAATAGCAACTCCAAGGACCCGCTGGGGCTCTGCCAGAGCACAGAACGACTTTCTCTTATCAGCATCATCTCTCGAAGACTCGATCGAGTGGAGACTGAGGCCAATGAGTACGATCCTCTGAGACGCTTCCTGTTTCTCAGCGTCCGAGTGAGACTGTACATTTACTACTATCTGGACAATATGGACTTTAGCGACATTCAGCTGCAAAAGGGACTGGTCCAGCTATACAACGCGAGCCTGGAGTTCCTCGACCACGTCACCTCCGTGCACGCCCGTGACCCATCCTTCATCAAGTATCTTCCTGGTGTCTACACGCAGCAGATTTGGCAGACTCTGTGTGTGATCATCAAGATTATTCATTCCTCTTTGAATGAGTTTATCGACACTTCTTCGGGCAAAAAGCTGTTTGATGAGTgtctcaagctgcttgaaAATGCGTCGATTTTGAAGCATGACATGGCGTACCGAGCGTCTGAAATCACCTACCAGCTCTGGCATCTCTACGCCACTTTGCACAAAAGTGGCCGCACCTCTACCAAGGTCAATATTCGAACCCGTTTGTCTGCGTCTGTCTTCTTTGACTGTCTGTGGACTATGAGAGAAGAGTGTGGCATCCGGTCCATGGCTCCCTCGGTGCTCACACAGGTGTACAGACAGGGTAACCAGCCTGCGGGGGTCAAGCAGCTGTTTACCAACATTCCTTTGGACCCCAAACCTCGTTTGGCTACAGAATTGCCCATCCATCATCCTCAGGGCTCTTCCACGTATCCCGTTCATCCTGCAAGTGCTTCTTCGGGTGTGGAGAGTGATGGGGATCATTCTCAGAGCTCGGCTGTTTCTGGCACTCGAACTCCAcatctttcttcttctccgtcggAAAACAGAGCCAAGAGAATCAGGCTGAATTCCAGCTCCAGTGATGGGAAGGAGGGCAGAAAGATTGTGTCTGAGCAGCTCAATGACAACTCGGCCTGGTTCGATACCCAGGGCATGGACAACTGGGATCTGGATAGCATTTTCAAGGATGTGGATTCCATCATGAACGATTTCGGTTTCAGAGCGGATGAGGCCGGCGTGGCCGTGAATGAATAA
- a CDS encoding uncharacterized protein (Compare to YALI0D13948g, similar to uniprot|Q10272 Schizosaccharomyces pombe WD- repeat protein crb3, similar to Saccharomyces cerevisiae IPI3 (YNL182C); ancestral locus Anc_2.73): MEELIIYTTNKGACAVDLHSGNNITHFKNDETAPNLSVFLTNTPSGNPLLFSAQTKGAMMHVYNWNRESVDQQIVLPEKLSCLAASTCGTWLAGGSASGRLFVWELASGKLVFSREVHYQAVTKLAFTDGLLFSTSKDARVLGWSLVTMASDPKDCQPCITWTEHNLGVVDLVVGGGPTRDTRVFTVSTDKTVRIWDVSSTALLTTITLPAAETPTTLAVDQLERTLFVGCASGNILSVSLYDVSPSTGLVSVGGASGVVESGNVALSHHKSAVTSLALSFDATLLVSADDKGFICVWDLPSRQVSRSIKQPRAEMNPVTYVQTITTHGLPTEKYNPKTAVKLPMLKRVQDDKPEDHDILVKIQPRQKTVAHEDTLQQMVESAQFGGDSLAGKVVQLENELSQAKSSFASLKESHDTLWNIYQRQQ, encoded by the coding sequence ATGGAAGAACTCATCATCTACACAACCAACAAGGGTGCATGTGCGGTGGATCTGCATTCCGGCAACAACATTACGCACTTCAAAAACGATGAGACGGCCCCCAATCTGTCCGTCTTTCTCACAAACACCCCCTCGGGCAACCCTCTGCTGTTTTCTGCCCAGACCAAGGGAGCGATGATGCACGTCTACAACTGGAACCGAGAGTCTGTGGACCAGCAGATTGTTCTTCCGGAAAAGCTGAGCTGTCTGGCTGCCAGCACATGTGGTACTTGGCTAGCGGGAGGATCAGCTTCCGGCCGGCTGTTTGTGTGGGAATTGGCGTCTGGAAAGCTCGTCTTTTCGCGCGAGGTGCATTACCAGGCCGTAACCAAGTTGGCCTTCACCGACGGCCTGCTgttttccacctccaaggaTGCCCGAGTGCTGGGATGGTCGCTGGTGACCATGGCTTCTGACCCCAAGGACTGCCAGCCCTGTATCACCTGGACCGAACACAACCTCGGAGTCGTGGACCTGGTGGTCGGCGGCGGCCCCACACGTGACACCCGTGTGTTCACAGTCTCCACTGACAAGACGGTGCGAATCTGGGACGTTTCTTCCACAGCCCTGCTCACAACCATTACTCTGCCTGCTGCCGAAACCCCCACTACTCTGGCAGTTGATCAGCTCGAACGAACACTGTTTGTGGGTTGCGCCTCCGGGAATAtcctgtctgtgtctctcTACGACGTGTCGCCCAGTACAGGTCTGGTTTCTGTGGGGGGAGCTTCTGGAGTGGTGGAGTCCGGCAACGTTGCTCTTTCCCACCATAAGAGCGCGGTCACCTCGCTGGCTCTGTCTTTCGACGCCACCCTGCTCGTCTCAGCCGACGACAAGGGCTTCATCTGTGTCTGGGATCTGCCCTCTCGACAGGTCTCACGATCGATCAAGCAGCCCCGAGCCGAAATGAACCCTGTCACCTACGTCcagaccatcaccacacacGGTCTTCCCACCGAAAAGTACAATCCCAAGACTGCCGTCAAGCTGCCCATGCTGAAACGAGTTCAAGACGACAAACCCGAGGACCATGACATTCTGGTGAAGATCCAGCCCAGACAGAAGACCGTGGCCCACGAAGACACTCTGCAACAGATGGTGGAGAGCGCGCAGTTTGGAGGCGATTCTCTGGCCGGCAAGGTGGTTCAGCTTGAAAATGAGCTGAGTCAGGCCAAGAGCAGTTTTGCCTCGTTGAAGGAGAGTCATGATACTCTGTGGAATATTTACCAGCGACAGCAGTAG